The Halobacteriovorax sp. DA5 genome segment GAACGCCTAGCTCATATGATACTTTTCTTAGATTTGAAGAAACTTCTTCCTTCATTCTTACGCCGTGTGCAAACTCGAGTTGCATACAATCAAGTCCAAGTTCGTGAATTCTTTTAACACCTTCTACTGGATTGTTCTTTTTAACTGTAGAATTAGGAACACCTGCTGTACCAAAAAGTAGCTTAGTATGCATTCAAAATACCCCTTCTGCTTATATTTAAAACGTTAATGCCTTGTGTATCACAATTACGGAATCCACAATAGGTGCGCTGCGAAATTATATATCAATCGCTTCATATATATCTGCTTTTGTCTATCTGTGATTCAGATGACTTATAGCCGTATTTTGGATTTGGGTCTATAATTAGAGAATATCTTGTAAAAAAAATAGGGACAAAATTTTGTTTAGTGTATTAATTTCATATTTATTAAGTCTTTTTATCGTCTTTATTCAGGTATTTTTCCTGGCCGGTGGATTCATTGTCTTCAGTACAAATCTCCACATTTCGAGTTCGGTAGCATTGGCGACATTAATCTATGTAATTTCGTTTACTTACATCATACCTTCCATTGTGCTGTCTAAGCTAAACCCAATAAGATTAGATAACAAAGAACATGTGGCCATTTTTAATAAAATAAATGGACTTCACTTTAGAGGCAATAAGGGAAGATTGAAGTTTTTTGAGAGTAAAAATGCTCCTTTCTTTATGATGGGAAGCTTGCTTGGTTCTGGTTATGTGATCATCAACTCAGCTATCATAAAGAATTTATCGCCATCTGAAATGGATAAGTACCTTGAGGCTGAACTTAGTTTCAATGAGACAATTAATGCAAAGATACTAACTCACATCTTAGTGGTTCTTTTGTTTTGGCGTACGATTTTTAATTGGGTGTTCAAGTTGGCAAGAGCTGAAGCCGTTTTCCGTTATATGTTTGTGGTACCTCGAAGATTATTTAATCGCCTTTCAAATAGTTTTAAAGAATATCACTTTAAAAAGAATGAGAGTGTCGATATGAGAGGAGTTGCTCAGAAGGTAATTTACCTTGAGAATGCGATGATTAATGTTGTGCATTTTAATGTCGCTTCAACAACAATGTGGTCAATTCTACGTACTCCAGATGCTATGGATGAGCGATTTCATCAAAGTGAGTTACTATGAAGAACTTTTTTAAGTACTTCAGAGAATTAGATTTTACAAAATATTACCCAGCGCTTTTTACAGTCGTCTTCTTGTCTGTTTTATTTCAGTATAAGTTTCAATCTATTGAAGCAATCTTTTATGATCTAAGACTAAAGCTAGATATGACTCTCGTTCACGATGATAATATCGTTCTCATTAAGATTGATGAAGAGAGTGATGAGTTTCTTGGCGAGAGTTATCCTTATACCTATACAACTTATCTAAAGCTTTTTAGGAAAGTCTTAAAGGATAAACCAGCAATTATAAATTTCTTTGGAGATCTCTCTGCTCCATTAAATGAAAGAGAGGCAGCGTCTCTTCAATTGCTTCATGATGAAATTAAAGATTATATGAAGCAAGGTGGACTTTATCGTTATGGGACAGAATTAGATTCTTGGGGAGAGCGTCTTCCTCCACAAGAATTAAGAGACTTAGGATATTCTCCAGCAGTTGTGAATATTGATAGTAAGCTCTTTGCTAAAGATGATGTCGTTAGAAGAATGGTTCTCAATATTTCAGGTGAAGAGACTCTTGATTTTTGGACTGCTAATGAATGGCGAATAATTAATAATGAAGAACCACTTGTTTTAAATAAGCTTAAGAGTGCTTACTATATGCCAGAAGCTGATGCTAGCTTCAGCTTATTTCGTTATCCATTACGAACACTAGAGCACTTAGAAAAACTACCTGTTCACAGAGTTGTTGTTGGAAATATTCCAAGTGGCTACTTTAATGGAAAAGTTGTTTTAATTGGCCCTGCCTATATTTCGAATTTGAGACATTATGCAAAGACTCCATTTGATAAAGATCAGAAGAGAACTTCGAAATTAGAAATCCATGCCAATATGACAAAAGCATTAATGGAGAATCAATTAATTTATTCAATACCTCTTTGGGTGACTAAAATTCTTTCGATGTTAATTGGTGTCATTCTTTCAATTGTTATATCTAGAATTCAGCCAGCTAAAGGACTTCTTATTACGTTTGGGATTATTGTTGGAACAGTTCTCTTTTCATATTTAATCTTTTTACTCTTTGGACTTTGGCTTTATATTACGCATATCTTATTAACAGTGTTTGTCGTTTACTATATTTGGGTACCATTTA includes the following:
- a CDS encoding ATP-binding protein, with the translated sequence MKNFFKYFRELDFTKYYPALFTVVFLSVLFQYKFQSIEAIFYDLRLKLDMTLVHDDNIVLIKIDEESDEFLGESYPYTYTTYLKLFRKVLKDKPAIINFFGDLSAPLNEREAASLQLLHDEIKDYMKQGGLYRYGTELDSWGERLPPQELRDLGYSPAVVNIDSKLFAKDDVVRRMVLNISGEETLDFWTANEWRIINNEEPLVLNKLKSAYYMPEADASFSLFRYPLRTLEHLEKLPVHRVVVGNIPSGYFNGKVVLIGPAYISNLRHYAKTPFDKDQKRTSKLEIHANMTKALMENQLIYSIPLWVTKILSMLIGVILSIVISRIQPAKGLLITFGIIVGTVLFSYLIFLLFGLWLYITHILLTVFVVYYIWVPFRAIGEYQRRYKIQEETKLLKRVENLKQNFISLMSHDLKTPVAKIAGVADNMLQRNRGGETYMHDGLKTIIDSTKELNNFITSILDLTKVESRNISLNLQSKDVNKIIEDCVNSLMYLARSKEMSIETELGPLFPIEIDVSLVNRIVSNIVENSIKYAGEGKTINIKTWDDDTWVYIEISDNGVGMGQDDVDNIFEKFYRVKNDASHIIKGSGLGLYLVKYFVELHGGEISVTSSLGEGTSFLIKFLNK